In the Lepidochelys kempii isolate rLepKem1 chromosome 4, rLepKem1.hap2, whole genome shotgun sequence genome, CTTAACTATATACTGGTGCAAGTAAACTGCTTTAATATCTAATTTAAACTATGGATAATGATGACTGTATAGCTAAATAGCCCTCATTATTGCATCCTTTTTCACCCATGGGATAGATTTGGCAGTCCATAAAAATGTCAATATATCCTCTATAAAGGTAAACACACCACATGTTAGTGGACTGGTTCCAGCTTATTGATGCCTGGGAATGCCCCTTGTAACATGAATACATGTTTATGCTGGTGATGTCAGTTTTCGCAGTTTTGccttttaaatactttttatgCTAGTAAGGGCAGTAAGCAGCACAAACAGCTGTGGGCTCTTGTGGGAGGAAGAGAAAGCACAACGGTTGCCTTTGAAGAATCGTCATATACGAAAAGGTACCGCACAGTGCCATCAGGGGTCTGTTTCCCATTCGAAGTATGGGTAACTTCACGAGCATCTCTGGTATCACTGTGTAGAaactggctatgtctacactactgcggtaagtcgacctatgctacgcaactccagctatgtgaataacatagcttgAATCGACATACCTTATGTCTAGTTACCGTGGGGTCTACACTGCAGGGGGTTgatgggagaaaatctcccatcgACTTAGCTTGCTCCTCTcgttgggggtagagtacagggatggactggagagcaatctgtagttgatttggtgggtctttactagaccggCTAAATCGACCGCCAGTGGATCTATCTCAGAGCGTCTAACCCTGCCATAGTGTAGACCTCCCCTGAAGGCAAATGCTGAATTGATTAAGGGTGTTGTCTACAAGTCTGTCGTACTAAACACAGAATATGTACATATTTAGTTCTACTTAGAGGGAACCTTCCTGCTATAGATCGCACAAGGCTTACCCGTCTTTGTGGAGCTCCATCTCTTGTGCTCTTACAGAAGGCGGGTGCGATTTGGCTCCAGGGGAGGTTTGCCATTGATTCCaatgaggtcaggatttcacgcAGGAAAACTGAGACGGAGAAGTTAAATGTCTTGTTCACTGTCACATGGTGAGTCAATATGGACTCGGAGTTAAGGCCAGGTGAGTCTGATGCCCTAGTGGTTGGACCACATCTGCCTCCCCAGAATATACTCCATGAATGTAAGCAATAAAGTGTGTTTGTTCTGTGTctaccacaatggggctctggtccAGACTGGGGCTCCTACATGGTACCACAATAATAACAATAAGTGTGTTTGAAGTCTGTCTTGTCCATTGCAATTTACAAGGGGCTGAAAaccatagggcctgattttccgaAGTGCTGAGCATACAAGGGcaaaatctggccacttcatttAGATGCCTTAATGGGAACAATCGTCTCCTTTTAAATCTGACCTTGTGGTATCTAGGTGCCAGGGGAGAATCTGGCTCCATATTTTCAGCCAATAAACTGATCTCTCCTTCTGATTATCCGCTTCAGTAACCATATGCAAAGCAGTAATACTCAACCGTTGTAAGACCTCCTCTCCCAATGCCGCCTGATCCTGAGAGAAAGCATTGGCAGGAGTGTAGGGCACCAGGCCCATCTCCAGTATTGTAAACGCTCCGCTCTGGGCTTTCTCTCTTCGGCATAAAATACCCGGAGATGTGTATTCAGGTCTGTTGATGAACATTTCATACACAACTGAATAGCAACAGGGAAGGATTGACTATGCAAATAGGCAGTGAAGTGTTCCACCATTTTGTTTGATGTGGAAAGCATATCAAAGGGCTGTTCTGATGCCATCCCTTGAGAGTGCTTAGATTTTCTGACCTGTAGAATTATTTTGTTTGAGACATAGACTGCTGTTTCAATAGATTATACTGTATGTAAACTCTTTAAATCCTCTTATTGGGAGGAGACAGTGTGGAGTAGCAGATTGAGCACTGAACTGGGGCTCAGGACACCTGAAATCGATTAGCAGCTTTGAAATCAACTGATGAAAAGTCCTGTATAAGAGCTAAGTGGTATTATCAGGCCTAATTTCATTTAAACCACTCTGCCATGTAAATGGGAGTCAGGCCCAaagtgtcatttttttaaaaaaaattatatttattttacaaagaaaCCTCTTAGCCATTATTCATATGAtaaaggccaaatcctcagctggtgtaagtcagtctccctattgaagtcagtagggaGAAAGGCTGGTCTGGTTCATGactgtagaaagaaaaaaaaatcctacaggaCCTTCCTATTCTGTAACATGCTCCTCAGTAGCTCTTGACTTTAATCAAGAGTTTGAACTGTAGTGTTTGTGGGAGCCAGTGCTTAGTAGCTTATGTTCTTCGGGTTTAAGTGCTGCAGTCTCGATGAGAGTTTTACCTGAGAGTTTTACCTGAGAAAAAAACTGCAGGATCAGGTACCTTGTGCCTAAACCCTCTTTTAAATCTTCATCCTTTGTTTGATACTTCAGGGGGTTGTTTTAATTTGTCTGCTGCCCATGCTTTGAAATCCATTTTCCCTGTTGCATGAAGGGTGAATTGAACTCTGTTCCCAAGTGATGTCAAACCAAGACatatatttttgtgtatttttttgttttaatctaattCAAAAACCAAATACAGAACACATTCGTGACAATAGCTAATAATCAGCCGGCATGAGTTACATGCAGGTGGGAAACTGGATTAGTTCCTTGCAGTCTTTCCATAAGCGGGTTGTATGAAAGCAGCACCATCTATTGGTAGCACGTGATGTTTGAtggtaaatattttttattttattttttttttaagagtgcaAGAATGGCTTGTCTGGTTTTGCTTATTAATCAAAATACATATTGCCCCCTTCATGTGTATCACAAATCAGttagttctttttcttttttaagcaagAACAGATTAATTTGTGTTCCCATTTTCTTTTGTTCCGAGATTCTGAACTGCTACCATTTTTGTTATGAATAGAATTGCtaaaatccaaaaaggaaaaACTTGACTCTGCATGTAAAAATAAGCTCATTCAACAGATACACTCATAACATAATTGTCCCTATGAATAGATTGATGTAATTAATTATTTGTAGATGTATTTATTATTCACATGTTCATACAGACCCCAACGGAGATCAGGTGGtcatgtgctaggtgctgtacagacaagtAGTAAGAGACGGTGCCTGCCCTGTTTCTACAACAAAATAAATTAGGATCTAATCTGTTGAAAACCAAGTGTTCAGATAATGATTCATAGACACAAATTGGGTGAATCTCAAAGCATTCTGCAGTTTAGTTCATTTAATCTAAGCACCTGGAAGTTGACCTACCTGAACATCTCGAATCCACAAAACCCATCAGAAAGCATGTGAAAACAGGTTCTTGTTTGCGTGGGATTCTCAATTCTTCCTGCTGGGTCAGAAATTTTGCATAAACTATTCTTCCTTGCCTTTGCAGAACAATGAACATAATAGAATAGATGTTTTCCATCCCTTAACTGTGCGCTACCCGCTTTTCCTAAAACACTTGGGCTCTATTAgcaaaaaatgggaaagagatgtggtttttttacttcatttgctGGCTTTATTCAGACCTTACTGGCAATTTTTATGTTGCCAGTCAGAATCTGGAAGCCCAGAGTTCcatcttcccccaaaaccccaaacTTTTTGGAACATCAGAGGGGGAGAAAGTGTTGATTTGTGTTCAGTTGAAGTGCTTGGGCAAAGGTTAATATCAGCAGTCATTTTCTTTATCCAAAGACCTGCTCATCCCTATTTACATGGGCACTTCTGgattttattttgtcatttcttTTAGGTGAAGGAACTCTTTCAAAACCCTGTGAGCTAAAATCCCTCCTCAGACTCTTGAGAAGGTGGATTGCCATGACGTCAAAGAAGGTTTAAACTTAATGTGTTGGTTTGTTTCCAGTCCTTCTGGGGGCTGTTGCCTGTTCCACTATAGCTGTATTTTCCATACAGCCCAATTTTACAGCTCTCCGGTGTTTCTTAACGCTAGAATCTATATTTCtgccagtttgaccaatataaaCGTCATCGCAATCTGAGCATAGAACTTGTTTTACAGAAAACCTGCTGTTGCTCGTTGTGACCCAATGGAATCACTTTTATGCTGATAATCCAAACACAAGCTTAAATGCCCTGGTGACTCCCGGCCCCTGTTGTAGTGTGTCTTTGGGTTGTGCGAGATACCTATTGGACTGACCTCTGTAGTTTGAAAGCCGTGGAAATCCCTCTTTCCACAAGAACCTGCTCACTGGCACGGTAACATTGTGGCTATATGGAATTATTGCCCTTGGTTTGTTTCCTTGTTGATTATGCATACAGGAAAGAGGGTGTGTTTGACCCTTCCACTCCAATAACATCAATGTCTTTTCTCATTAACACCTTGTTTCAGATCTTGATTCTTCTTTAGCAGCCTCCTCCTATCTCTAAAACATTGTGCACAGGTTGTTTTTGACTTCTGCACCTTAAAATGTGACatcatttagtgcactggatcaAAACGTGACCCGCTTATTCTGGAGGAAAGTTTATGCTGTGGACTGTGGTCTGCATTAAAACCAGGATGCTGTACGAATGCCATTAATTTGTAATAAAGATCTGTAAAATATCATGTCATGGATTAGCCAATTGTGCAGAAATATTTCTTCTCTTATTGCCTTACCCAAGCCTTAAAATAACCATACTATGGCTCCTGATGTACTTTGAGGGCTGGTGGGACTAGAGAGAAAGCCTTTTGCTTTTCCACATCTTTAGAGGCTTGCTTTGTTTTTACTTAGGTATATGTTTTTGATTATTCTCCTAATTTTGTAGTTGTTGCTGTTCCAGTCTCTAGCCCAATGGACATGTAGTGCTCtaacacagtggctctcaaccaggagtacatgtcccccaggggtacacagaggtcttccgggggtacatcaactcatctagatatttgccttgttttacataaaaagcaccagcaaagtctgtacaaactaaaatttcatacagacaatgacttgtttatagtgCTCTGTATAcgatacactgaaatataagtcaaatatttatattccaattgattttataattatatgatgaAAATGAGAAACTAAACAATTTTtaagtaacagtgtgctgtgacacttttgtatttttatgtctgattttgtaagcacgtAGTTTTTTAggagaggtgaaacttggggtatgcaagatacatcagactcctgaaaggggtacagtagtctggaaaggttgagagccactgctctagcatGCCGGGAACCAATCTACAAATACAGGGTGAAGTTTACCCTGGTTAAAGGGCCAGCACTAGGGTTCTATTCGGAGTGGGATTTGCATGATATGTAGACTTTGTGCCCGGGCCCTGATGTAGCAGAACACTTATAGCGcttaacttttgtttgtttgtttttttagtttttgaAGTTTACAATATTTTGAAGAAGGAAGTGTAACACATCCCAATTTATATTAGTAATTATCCTGGCACATTGTACACGTACGTTTCTGAATGACACCTAGacactaaacaaaaaataaagatcCAAAAttgttgtccccattttacagatgaggagctgaggtgcagagagattaaGGATGGAACTTTCAAAGGCGCCATTGAAATTccatgggatttgggtgcctaactcaatTGGGCACCTTTGATAACGCCAGCCCCGCTGGTTTGCCTGAGTCACACAAGAAAGCTGGGAATTGAGCCCAACTCTTCTAAGTTCTAGCTCATTCCCTACACCTATCCTCCGTTGGTAGGAAGATGTTAGGGTTGAAGCATACTGGTAATTGGATACGCTGAAGCTTAAAAAGACTGATCTGAAGTCCAGTATAGTCAACTAGGactctttctattgacttcagtgggttttggatgagGTCTAAACTGCAACTGCCCATGCCAGACCTCTCCTGGACAGAGAAAGAATGTTTGTTCTCTAAGGGTGTCAAGCTAGCCATTTGCACACATGCTAAATAAACAGACATTAAAAAATACACTTGGCTGTCAAATTCCTGGATGTTCTTTTGCAATCTTCAGTGTATCCTTTCAAGCAATCCTGCTTCCTGTGACATTGTTTGCTTCCTGACCTCAGAAGGgtgcagtgtggatgcactcACTGATATGTGCTAGGCACTCAAATAGTCTAATGATGTATAAGTACCTGGTTAGTTTCCAAGTTCAGtcaatccttggcctctttccTGAGGTTCCAACAAAACTGCTAGTTGCTGTTGAATTTTCTGTGATGCGGACACTTGGCCAGTGAGAACTGAACAGTAAAGTGTGTTCTTTAAAATCGAACGCAGGATGGGGAGGACTGTGTGGGGATTGTATATTCAAATGCGAtgttctgctcctgctcccattaaagtcaatggggaatTATCCATGGGATTAGTGAAGATAATACAAAGCAACAGGTAACACTGGCCCTTTGGTCTTTTGTGGTGTTAGAATTTCCTATGTTCTCATGTGAATATTTATTCTTCTAGGGAGCCCAGGAAGCAAAGAGCCACATGTTTTTAATCTGACCTCCCTAACCAAGTCTGAAAATATCTTGTCAGCTTCGTTGCATTATTATATTGGGGACCTTCTAAATGCTACTTGGAGTTGTCCCCGATCCGGAGGCTGCTCTCGTTATGGACACAGGAAACCTGAAATTCAAATAGATCTCTCAGTGTTGAGCTTTCCTTCTGATGGGAACCAAACTCGAACCCTGGGACGTTTTCTAATAAATGTTTCCACAGCTTATCGGGATGTCCTTTCCTGGCAGTGGAAGGACATTACTCATATCCTGAGTGAGGCAAAACAGAATGATGAACTTCTGATTGGTGTGAAAATGGCCTTGACTGGCCGCTATTCCTGGAGGAGGATGCCGTCCTGCTATGAACCTTACATCCTGGTGTACGCCAATGACTCTGCTATTTCAGAACCAGAGAGTGTTGTTTCTAGCTTGCAAGGACACCGAAATTCCTTGGTTGAGGGCTTCCCCAGACCCAAAAGCCACTCGAAGAGCAGCCTTGGTGAACAGCGACAGAAACGTTCCACCAACATCCTGTTGCTCTTGCAGAACAACGAGCTCCCAGGTGCCGAGTACCAGTACAATGAGGATGAGGGATGGGAAGACAGGAAACCCTACAAAACCCTCCAGCCGCAGCTGGCAGAGAGGACAAAGGGTAAGAAGAAGCAGAGAAAGAACAACCACCAGAAGAGCCAAACACTCCAGTTTGACGAGCAAACCTTGAAGAAGGCAAGAAGGAAGCAATGGAACGAGCCGAGACACTGTACGCGACGCTATCTCAAAGTGGATTTTGCAGACATTGGCTGGAGCGAATGGATTATTTCCCCTAAATCCTTTGATGCATATTACTGCTCAGGTGAATGCCAATTCCCCATTCCAAAggtacagtattttttttttcctctcgcTGCCTTATTCTCCTATCTCCAGGAAAACACATCTAGGTTTTATGAACTGCACATATTTGTTTACATCAGTAAAATTACATCGGCTTGGCTCCTATTAAGCTCTAGACTGTAGTAAATaagtaatattttatttctcttctttaaGGGATGGTTGTTAAAAATAGCTAATATGAAGTCAGAATTGCTTTATGCAAAGATATAAAATCAAAGTTCTATAGAAGAATTATTTTTGTCCAGAGTCCAAATGTGCTGTAAATTGCTTATTGGGTAATAATAATGTGTGAACTGGTGACCGTCCAGTTTAATCAAGCATAATAAAGGACTGATCCTATAAATGCTTATGACCAAGTATAGCAATTACCATACTGAGTTCGTCCCAATAGAAACCAATGAATGGGACCACTCAGAGTAGTAAGCACTATTCTTGGTAGTAAATATTTGCAGAGTGGGGCAAAAGCTGGTCTGAAAGGGGCAGGGGGGCGTAGAGTCCTAGAAGTAGATGGGACTCTGAGTATCAGCCCAGGAGCTAATCAAATCAAAATCTTAACAGTCATTTCCCAAAGAGCTGTATCCTCTGTCCAATGCTATCCTGAGATACATACATAAGCACAGGGGACCTGATCCTGGAACCCTTACTTTAGTGTTGCCCCTATGGCTTTGAGACTATGGGTATGAGTAAGGGTTACTCTGGTGAGTAAGGGTTCCATCATCTGGCCCCAAAACTGTTGCATGAGCTTG is a window encoding:
- the BMP3 gene encoding bone morphogenetic protein 3; the protein is MAGAPRSLLCLCLGWSCLCLALGDLLRAHLVGLRRKAALGGVTGGQARAAGDPGPAQQPPPGDKVSEHMLRLYDKYSGARRQELPSRQPPHLREGNTVRSFRALPAGSPGSKEPHVFNLTSLTKSENILSASLHYYIGDLLNATWSCPRSGGCSRYGHRKPEIQIDLSVLSFPSDGNQTRTLGRFLINVSTAYRDVLSWQWKDITHILSEAKQNDELLIGVKMALTGRYSWRRMPSCYEPYILVYANDSAISEPESVVSSLQGHRNSLVEGFPRPKSHSKSSLGEQRQKRSTNILLLLQNNELPGAEYQYNEDEGWEDRKPYKTLQPQLAERTKGKKKQRKNNHQKSQTLQFDEQTLKKARRKQWNEPRHCTRRYLKVDFADIGWSEWIISPKSFDAYYCSGECQFPIPKVLKPSNHATIQSIVRAVGVIPGIPEPCCVPDKMSSLSILFFDENKNVVLKVYPNMTVESCACR